From the genome of Biomphalaria glabrata chromosome 1, xgBioGlab47.1, whole genome shotgun sequence, one region includes:
- the LOC106078524 gene encoding zinc finger autosomal protein-like: MSSVHGFVNSFIKKVPTLKMSKYQYSKLIMEKFLRRSFYDAVLELYETAQGTRIISVSLEGNLSLVVNKDEIFTIKLNEIAQRADDREEHQQRYKEMGEMKLEDGMDRYVVKKEEYLPIPVEPISSLGNEVINLDPNPKDVEKYAHLDTSDGGKVDAGYDDPKSKYSEPHDDKLNESKAESDSFEKSSDGESESEDDGDSELAMTFHPHSMLPLDQQNSHKTDLDTSVDDIGFLPVGQVDEYKRKLDHDQADLQGKKSPRKRRKTMSSTDGDDEGLKPDDKIGISVGATDDSNTGGLQLLPHTATAPIIIEEDDSSYGSGMTENQVAQLALFQMRDPNVGMFRQQDLEELARQQQQWQMVAYQRSIMEKSYLQQQMQQYQRDTERLRWEYVAQRELVQSRDYTQHTEEADKIYRQSQSQTAATEAALLAAAALEQAKKSAREGSDEVGATADKMSNAQYLRLLAEEHVTQVDPDYEEGELRPESHLCVLCGVKSMTLDILMRHMEKHRVAFERSCSVCQSGTLTGNMLILHMEASHGPETSFTLPSTAQSAANSAVATPASQSISDFSQSFPASLQTNYSSQVQEESSGMKLPQQPQSPKHSAKSLGSEEAASSSNVKSESEESFDYTMAASSSRSDSEMATLPQENFLGIPSQFYPLIGCQVCGEKFALSEALDAHVESQHKDACCTYSCKACCLTFKTHIEYSKHMTRHESTTTNLKCSHCLKSFKSVKQLRLHYVAAHACCHFCEYCRAGFPDAMSLQLHEQLHTLDPEKLTFRCDICSKAFYTQSQCSAHKRTHKDEKAHACEVCGSAFFKRGDLTKHVRTVHSPSRLFSCKFCGKKGTRMDNMRSHVRSHHKNMSRDQIINMIEVIE; the protein is encoded by the exons ATGTCTAGCGTTCACGGTTTCGTgaattcttttataaaaa AAGTTCCAACACTCAAGATGTCTAAATACCAATACAGCAAGCTGATAATGGAAAAGTTTCTCAGGCGGTCTTTTTATGATGCTGTCTTGGAACTGTATGAGACAGCACAGGGGACACGcattatttctgttagtcttgAAGGCAATCTTTCACTTGTTGTCAACAAAGATGAAATTTTCACCATTAAATTGAATGAGATTGCCCAGAGAGCAGATGACAGAGAAGAACACCAGCAGAGATATAAAGAGATGGGGGAGATGAAGCTTGAAGATGGCATGGACAGATATGTAGTCAAAAAGGAGGAATATCTACCCATTCCTGTTGAACCTATTTCCAGCCTTGGAAATGAAGtcataaatctagatcctaATCCGAAAGATGTTGAAAAATATGCCCACTTGGACACTTCAGATGGTGGCAAGGTAGATGCTGGGTATGACGACCCAAAAAGCAAGTATTCAGAACCTCACGATGACAAGTTGAATGAAAGTAAAGCTGAGAGTGACTCGTTTGAAAAATCAAGCGATGGTGAGAGCGAATCTGAGGACGATGGAGATTCTGAACTGGCTATGACATTTCACCCTCACTCTATGCTACCCTTGGATCAGCAAAATAGTCACAAGACTGATTTGGACACTAGTGTTGATGATATAGGTTTTCTCCCTGTTGGTCAGGTAGATGAGTATAAAAGAAAGCTTGACCATGATCAGGCGGACTTGCAGGGAAAGAAGTCACCAAGGAAGCGACGTAAGACAATGTCATCCACTGATGGGGACGATGAAGGTTTGAAACCTGATGACAAGATTGGAATTTCAGTTGGCGCTACTGATGATAGTAACACTGGGGGACTTCAATTACTTCCTCATACAG CCACTGCTCCTATAATTATAGAAGAAGATGATAGCAGCTACGGCAGTGGGATGACAGAAAATCAAGTGGCACAGTTAGCTTTGTTTCAGATGAGAGATCCTAATGTTGGAATGTTCAGACAACAAGATTTAGAGGAGCTGGCCAGACAGCAGCAGCAGTGGCAAATGGTGGCCTACCAGCGCAGCATCATGGAGAAATCTTATCTCCAGCAACAAATGCAGCAGTATCAACGTGACACTGAGCGTCTAAGGTGGGAGTATGTAGCACAGAGGGAACTGGTCCAATCCAGAGACTACACACAGCACACTGAGGAGGCTGATAAGATTTATAGGCAGAGCCAGTCCCAAACTGCAGCCACAGAAGCAGCTTTGTTGGCTGCAGCTGCCTTGGAGCAAGCTAAGAAAAGTGCTAGAGAAGGTAGCGATGAAGTTGGTGCCACTGCTGACAAAATGTCAAATGCTCAATATTTGCGGCTTCTAGCAGAGGAGCATGTGACTCAGGTGGACCCAGATTACGAAGAAGGTGAACTGAGACCAGAGTCCCATCTGTGCGTTTTGTGTGGTGTCAAGTCCATGACATTAGATATTCTCATGCGACACATGGAGAAACACAGAGTTGCTTTTGAAAGATCCTGTTCTGTATGTCAGTCTGGGACTTTGACTGGCAACATGCTCATTCTTCATATGGAAGCATCACACGGACCAGAAACTAGTTTCACCTTACCTTCAACAGCACAGAGTGCAGCCAATAGTGCTGTTGCCACACCTGCATCTCAGTCCATTTCAGATTTCTCACAATCTTTCCCTGCTTCACTGCAAACTAACTACAGCAGCCAGGTGCAGGAGGAATCAAGTGGGATGAAACTGCCACAGCAGCCCCAGTCTCCTAAacattctgctaagtcactagGATCTGAAGAAGCAGCATCAAGTTCCAATGTCAAATCAGAATCTGAGGAAAGTTTTGATTACACAATGGCGGCCTCATCTTCAAGAAGTGATTCTGAAATGGCCACGCTTCCTCAAGAAAATTTCCTGGGCATTCCATCACAGTTCTATCCATTGATTGGTTGTCAGGTGTGTGGTGAGAAGTTTGCATTGAGTGAAGCTTTGGATGCACATGTGGAGAGTCAGCACAAAGATGCCTGTTGCACATATTCCTGTAAAGCATGCTGTCTGACATTCAAGACTCACATAGAGTACAGTAAACACATGACCAGGCACGAATCAACTACCACTAATCTCAAGTGTAGCCACTGTCTTAAATCTTTCAAATCTGTCAAACAGCTGCGGCTGCATTATGTTGCTGCCCATGCCTGTTGCCACTTTTGTGAATATTGCCGGGCTGGTTTTCCAGATGCCATGTCTCTTCAACTCCACGAGCAGTTACACACATTGGATCCAGAAAAACTGACCTTCCGCTGCGATATTTGCAGCAAGGCCTTTTATACTCAGTCCCAGTGTAGTGCACATAAGCGGACTCACAAAGATGAAAAGGCGCATGCTTGTGAAGTTTGTGGTAGTGCATTTTTCAAAAGAGGAGATCTGACCAAACATGTGCGCACTGTGCACTCCCCTAGCCGTTTATTCTCGTGTAAGTTTTGTGGCAAGAAAGGCACCCGTATGGACAACATGAGGAGCCATGTAAGGTCGCATCACAAAAACATGAGCAGAGATCAAATTATCAATATGATAGAAGTTATTGAATAA